Proteins encoded in a region of the Nicotiana tomentosiformis chromosome 9, ASM39032v3, whole genome shotgun sequence genome:
- the LOC138899296 gene encoding uncharacterized protein: MANDDGISTSSAPPVATATQMLNAPDLVHHNHPLYIHPSDTQGSVLISIQLQGSENYSIWSRSMKIVLHGKNKLGFVLGTCKREMYDPSLHELWNRCNAIILTWIMNTVSHSLISIVIYAFDAHKVWEDLKERFDKLRELWDEYETLAPPSSCGCPESDQILMTRPLPNINQAYAMIVNVESQRKNDICRINASVGIDGNDATALLSSRENNNGNNTGGGNTSYKTRNNYNYGRFALQCDYCKLKGHTRDNCYKLHGYPPDFKYRKKRGTPNTYANNVCSVGNQGTKTQGSPQQATPISNTAPPAPIQFFTSEQYNQIL, translated from the exons ATGGCGAATGACGACGGAATCTCCACTTCCTCAGCTCCTCCGGTTGCGACTGCAACTCAGATGTTGAATGCTCCAGATCTGGTACATCACAATCATCCTCTGTATATTCATCCTTCAGATACACAAGGTTCTGTTCTTATCTCAATTCAACTTCAAGGTTCTGAAAATTATTCGATTTGGAGTCGGTCAATGAAGATCGTTTTGCATGGTAAAAACAAACTAGGTTTTGTTTTAGGAACATGTAAAAGAGAAATGTATGATCCTAGTCTGCATGAACTCTGGAACAGATGTAATGCCATTATTTTGACTTGGATAATGAACACAGTATCTCATAGTTTGATTAGTATTGTGATTTATGCTTTTGATGCACATAAGGTGTGGGAAGACCTTAAAGAGAGGTTTGATAAA CTTAGAGAACTATGGGATGAGTACGAGACACTTGCTCCTCCTTCTTCATGTGGATGCCCAGAGTCT GATCAAATTCTTATGACAAGGCCATTACCAAATATAAACCAAGCATATGCTATGATAGTGAATGTAGAAAGTCAAAGGAAGAATGACATCTGTAGGATCAATGCTAGTGTTGGTATTGATGGCAATGATGCTACTGCACTTCTAAGCAGTAGAGAAAATAACAATGGTAACAACACTGGTGGTGGTAATACCAGTTACAAAACTAGGAACAATTACAACTATGGAAGGTTTGCACTTCAGTGTGACTATTGCAAGCTCAAAGGTCACACAAGGGACAACTGCTACAAGTTGCATGGATATCCACCTGATTTCAAATACAGGAAGAAAAGAGGCACTCCAAACACTTATGCTAACAATGTGTGTAGTGTAGGAAATCAGGGGACTAAAACTCAAGGCTCACCCCAGCAAGCAACACCTATCTCTAATACAGCACCACCAGCTCCAATTCAGTTCTTTACTTCAGAACAATACAATCAAATTCTGTAA
- the LOC104094319 gene encoding uncharacterized protein At1g08160, giving the protein MYRQRETNPYFLPPNIPPLEHAPQHPHFSPIPPEMPNARDQTHGSDSHFPNPTLPVPTRQQPQQHSGPQPYSGDSHLPTPVPPPRQQPHSGSRPHSQHHRHSSGLVQVPTRRKTQPFAWLVAGFCALFWVMVIVAGLAILIIYLVFRPRNPKFDITSATLNAAYLDMGYLLNADVTILANFTNPNKRGRVDFHYAILDLYHGGNLLASSYMDPFSTMSHESRFQDVHLVSSQVRLPLEHSQQLKKEVESGRVKFEVKGLFRARSNLGSFLQYSYWLYSQCTIVVTSPPTGVLIGRKCVTKR; this is encoded by the exons ATGTATCGTCAACGTGAGACCAACCCGTATTTTCTTCCACCAAATATTCCTCCCCTTGAACATGCAccacaacatcctcatttctCTCCGATTCCTCCGGAGATGCCTAATGCAAGAGATCAAACACATGGCTCTGACTCTCATTTTCCAAATCCAACATTGCCAGTGCCAACACGACAGCAACCACAGCAACATTCAGGACCACAACCCTATTCTGGTGACTCTCATTTACCAACACCAGTACCGCCACCACGACAACAACCACATTCAGGATCTCGGCCACATAGCCAACATCATCGTCATTCTTCAG GTCTGGTGCAAGTACCTACAAGGCGTAAAACTCAGCCATTTGCATGGCTAGTGGCAGGTTTTTGTGCACTTTTTTGGGTCATGGTAATAGTAGCTGGCCTAGCAATCCTCATCATCTATCTTGTCTTCCGCCCAAGAAATCCAAAGTTTGACATTACAAGTGCCACACTCAATGCAGCCTATCTTGACATGGGCTACCTCCTCAATGCAGATGTTACTATACTTGCAAACTTCACAAATCCAAACAAAAGAGGGAGAGTAGATTTCCATTATGCGATCTTGGATCTGTATCATGGTGGTAATCTTTTAGCTTCTAGTTACATGGACCCTTTTTCGACGATGAGCCACGAGTCGAGGTTTCAAGATGTTCATTTGGTGAGTAGCCAGGTTAGGCTACCTTTAGAACATAGCCAACAATTGAAGAAGGAAGTGGAGAGTGGAAGAGTGAAGTTTGAGGTGAAGGGATTGTTTAGAGCAAGGTCTAATTTAGGAAGTTTTCTTCAATATTCTTATTGGTTGTATAGCCAATGTACTATTGTGGTAACTAGCCCTCCAACTGGTGTCTTGATTGGCAGGAAGTGCGTCACAAAGCGCTAA